The proteins below come from a single Plasmodium malariae genome assembly, contig: PmUG01_00_42, whole genome shotgun sequence genomic window:
- the PmUG01_00071100 gene encoding fam-l protein, with translation MEQKIKLILFIKIFLFVFLSWMCHLNSDLRGFERFFNERYMVYRKLRTGTYRFLANCKNNIEKSITGLKEDVTNYGIKEKNNIYNTEKGTNAKNIHSHGLLSENASDRRKAMKNKSCIFETEKYSHFEKKIFKELDYQNFLEKNKIISDKLYKTIIRKKYGLRFFIPSLLFLLLSLGLILDLSVGYGLLNGFYYIMGLICSKNWTINLLDLLKHPSVSAFFKPMGQITTSDEKILFIHEVFLVR, from the exons atggagcaaaaaattaagttaattttatttattaaaatttttttatttgtatttttatcttGGATGTGCCATCTTAACAGTGATCTG aGAGGGTTTGAAAGATTTTTTAATGAGAGATACATGGTTTATAGAAAATTACGTACAGGAACTTATCGATTTTTAGCAAATTGTAAGAAcaatatagaaaaaagtaTTACAGGGTTAAAAGAAGATGTAACAAATTAtggaataaaagaaaaaaataatatctaCAATACTGAAAAAGGAACCAACGCAAAGAACATACATTCACATGGATTGTTATCAGAAAATGCATCGGATCGTAGAAAAGCTATGAAAAATAAGTcttgtatatttgaaacaGAAAAGTATtcacattttgaaaaaaaaatattcaaagaacttgattatCAGAATTTTCTTGAGAAAAACAAGATAATTAGTGATAAGTTGTACAAAACAataatacgtaaaaaatacGGATTACGATTTTTTATACCTTCATTATTGTTTTTGTTGTTGTCATTAGGGCTCATATTAGATTTATCTGTTGGTTATGGGTTATTAAATgggttttattatataatgggTCTTATATGTTCAAAGAATTGGACAATAAATTTATTGGATTTATTGAAGCATCCATCTGTTTCTGCTTTTTTCAAGCCTATGGGACAAATAACTACAAgtgatgaaaaaatattatttatacacgAGGTTTTTTTGGTACGCTAA
- the PmUG01_00071300 gene encoding Plasmodium exported protein, unknown function produces the protein MKGNIKSLIFTKILAFSALIWICLYSNKCNFGISMEKNYTLDGYSCLAINRLLSECSLNVMSTGYMSNENSKNELITKKKNISMNCEDPKIQRKIIKDILLKSEERNRLHKKKKSSLLNKIETYFEKRILNQLVSIDEIKYNTDVHKKTAGMIRKNGSPKINILYLVILIGLLFEIFVILYTELTKNKIAALNASAMVVSFILVFVVAITVLCINYIFKKIEEYNIKKANNLRICYNIVNSSSRSNFYYDI, from the exons atGAAGGGGAATATTAAGTCCCttatatttactaaaattCTTGCATTCTCCGCTTTAATTTGGATATGCCTTTATAGCAATAAG tGTAATTTTGGTATATctatggaaaaaaattatacactAGATGGCTATTCATGTTTAGCAATTAATAGACTATTATCAGAGTGCTCATTAAATGTAATGTCAACTGGATATATGTCAAatgaaaatagtaaaaatgaattaataactaaaaagaaaaatatatctatgaATTGCGAAGATCCTAAaatacaaagaaaaataataaaagatattttattaaaatcaGAGGAAAGGAATAGATtacataagaaaaaaaaatcttctttacttaataaaatagaaacatattttgaaaaacgAATACTGAATCAATTAGTTTCAATAgatgaaattaaatataacacGGACGTTCATAAAAAGACTGCAGGAATGATACGTAAAAACGGTTCtccaaaaattaatatattgtatttaGTTATATTGATAGGattattatttgaaatatttgttattttgtatacagaattaacaaaaaataaaatagcagCATTAAATGCAAGTGCAATGGTAGTTTCATTCATTTTAGTATTTGTAGTTGCCATAActgtattatgtattaattatatttttaaaaagattgaagaatataatataaaaaaagcaaataatCTTAGaatttgttataatattgttaattCCTCTAGTAGGAGTAACttttattatgatatatga
- the PmUG01_00071400 gene encoding Plasmodium exported protein, unknown function, whose protein sequence is MRKKFMLYFFFKIATFIFLRWICPFNSERSIFCNYLYEKNIIDEKLYRRTYRLLTKNKKEKCLNIVWEKEVIQYNGKYEKNHIYNNECVSKVKHKMRNKCTSNNLGSYKQAGKCKSFIYNGENTSYGKRMLDKIYYKNVLRYSTNSDFTFLRNSIQRKVFEYISLFIFHLVVGVAGAIFYFFLRNYSGGITSSSLFKLLSPICILWIIVLVGLFYIFRKTVKYGKLLHLKRDFNYTKHAT, encoded by the exons ATGAGAAAGAAATTTatgttatactttttttttaaaattgctacatttatctttttaagaTGGATATGCCCTTTCAATAGTGAGCGg AGTAtcttttgtaattatttGTATGAGAAGAACATTAttgatgaaaaattatatagaagAACTTATCGTTTACTAACaaagaataaaaaggaaaagtgTTTAAATATCGTATGGGAAAAAGAAGTTATTCAATATAATGGAAAATACGAAAAGaaccatatatataataatgaatgtGTATCCAaagtaaaacataaaatgCGAAACAAATGTACATCAAATAATTTAGGAAGCTATAAACAAGCTGGAAAATGTAAATCGTTTATATACAATGGAGAAAATACCTCTTATGGGAAAAGAATGCtagacaaaatatattataaaaatgttcttAGGTATAGTACAAATTCTGATTTTACgtttttaagaaatagtATACAAAGAAAagtttttgaatatatttctttatttatcttCCACTTAGTAGTTGGTGTAGCAGGTgctatattttacttttttcttagAAATTATTCAGGGGGAATAACTAGCTCGTccttatttaaattattatcacCAATATGCATATTATGGATTATAGTTTTAGTAGGgcttttttatatcttcagAAAAACTGTAAAATATGGAAagttattacatttaaaaaggGATTTCAATTATACGAAGCATGCTACTTAA
- the PmUG01_00071500 gene encoding fam-m protein, with product MNQKIMLFLFIKISTFILLTWIYDFYSEQSTFNKIINKNYNLSKKLDTRNYRLLARYKLNNHSYNVCLKKKLEDNEANKQRYLSNNGRRIKEKNKQSSRNLLNKAQYYVDVIDYNNGIFDGKHFHFKKKWIKKKDYDTFFEKKRRICDVALKKIKFKNYGYIVGMFFFFFFLGIGLPMLCKFEKVRAGARVSEVNFIDEKIIKYISSLLGTNNEFHVFILLYTVAFIILVVLIIIATYKILRNNEKYQKLKLMRE from the exons atgaatcaaaaaattatgttgttcctttttataaagatttctacatttatacttttaacaTGGATATACGATTTTTACAGTGAGCAg agtacttttaacaaaattatcaataaaaactataaccttagtaaaaaattagatacaAGAAATTATCGATTACTGGCAAGATATAAACTGAATAATCATTCATATAAtgtatgtttaaaaaaaaaacttgagGATAATGAAGCAAATAAACAAAGATATTTGTCTAATAATGGAAGGaggataaaagaaaaaaataaacaatcaagcagaaatttattaaataaggcCCAATACTATGTAGATGttatagattataataatggaatatttgatggaaaacattttcattttaaaaagaaatggataaaaaaaaaagattatgatactttttttgaaaaaaaaaggagaatatGTGATgtagctttaaaaaaaataaaatttaaaaattacggATATATAGTTggtatgttttttttttttttctttttgggCATAGGATTACCCATGTTATGCAAGTTTGAGAAGGTAAGAGCAGGTGCACGAGTTAGTGAAGTTAATTTCATAGATGagaagataataaaatatatcagtAGTTTATTAGGTACAAATAATGAATttcatgtttttatattattatatacagtagctttcattatattagtagttttaattataatagctACTTATAAGAtcttaagaaataatgaaaaatatcaaaaactTAAGTTGATGAGAGAGTAA
- the PmUG01_00071600 gene encoding fam-l protein produces the protein MERKIKTLLFIKISAFVFLSWICHFYIYMSKQNKYLVECYNHQRKIYARNYRLMAKYKQDMDSIIVCIEEEIPNRVNDKKNISNSEKLISREKKPSNGSFPINVRGHKKNTKNKSCIFETKRYSHMEKKIFKELDYVDFLKNNRTISNNIYKKIMYKKCGLRFALPIFILLVLSISFVLDNFCGYGMLDGLLRLITKYLQFGWMKELTSKLWHSPFRWLFVGQNALSKSGTPRKLYINENMVAESFCGFFIYFVPFIILGIILILRVVYYHKKVKKYEKIKFTKR, from the exons ATGGAACGAAAAATTAAGACActgttatttattaaaatttctgcttttgtgtttttaagttggatatgtcatttttacatttatatg AGTAAGCAAAACAAATATTTGGTTGAGTGCTACAATCatcaaagaaaaatatacgCAAGAAACTATCGTTTAATGGCGAAATATAAGCAGGATATGGATTCAATTATTGTATGTATAGAGGAAGAAATACCAAATAGAGTaaacgataaaaaaaatatatctaatagTGAAAAATTGATCTCAAGAGAAAAGAAACCGTCAAATGGAAGTTTCCCAATAAATGTAAGAggccataaaaaaaatacgaaaaataaatcttgtatatttgaaacTAAACGATATTCtcatatggaaaaaaaaatattcaaagaacttgattatgtagattttcttaaaaacaacagaacaataagtaataatatttataaaaaaataatgtataaaaaatgcGGATTGCGATTTGCTTTacctatatttatattattggTCTTATCAATATCATTCGTGTTAGATAATTTTTGTGGATATGGGATGCTTGATGGTTTGCTTAGATTAATAACAAAGTACTTACAGTTTGGATGGATGAAAGAATTAACTTCAAAGTTGTGGCATTCCCCTTTTAGATGGTTATTTGTAGGTCAAAATGCGCTTAGTAAATCTGGTACACCAAGAAAACtctatataaatgaaaatatggtTGCAGAGAGTTTTTGtggattttttatatattttgtaccttttattatattaggtATCATACTTATTTTAAGGGTTGTTTATTACCATAagaaagttaaaaaatatgaaaaaattaagtttacgaaaagataa
- the PmUG01_00071700 gene encoding fam-l protein: MEQNLKSIIFFKICVFVLLTWICHHNSDMIMFNNPMDVNCMFHRKIDKRNYRLLTKYKHDKNSIITGLNEDVPYNKLNKKKDISNNEKWETGKKELSSRCFSRNMGVDKKDMKNKSCIFETKKYSHMEKKIFKELDYQNFLKKNRTITNKTYKKIISKKYGLRLAIPVLLFLSLFTVFIVDFSLGFNTKVSWEGSFLGLGSHLKELTNDKDGWLSKVLEWLRDNTSGFWQHYGTTKDTSSTLCKLCEEATGTSVKISKQCILGQLFGYIFYFVPFIILGVTFISWIIYYHRKVKKYKKIKLRKR; the protein is encoded by the coding sequence ataatGTTTAACAACCCTATGGACGTGAACTGCATGTTTCATagaaaaatagataaaagaaattatcgattactaacaaaatataaacatgaTAAGAATTCAATTATTACGGGGTTAAACGAAGATGTaccatataataaattaaataaaaaaaaagatatatctaataatgaaaagtgGGAGACAGGAAAGAAGGAATTATCAAGTAGATGTTTTTCAAGGAATATGGGTGTcgataaaaaagatatgaaaaataaatcttgtatattcgaaacaaaaaaatattcccatatggaaaaaaaaattttcaaagaacttgattaccagaattttcttaaaaaaaataggacaATTACTAATAAAacgtacaaaaaaataatcagtaaaaaatatggttTACGACTAGCTATACctgtattattattcttgAGTTTATTTACAGTATTTATAGTAGATTTCTCATTAGGTTTTAACACTAAAGTTTCATGGGAAGGAAGTTTTTTAGGACTAGGGTCTCATTTAAAAGAGTTGACTAATGATAAGGATGGATGGTTATCAAAAGTATTAGAATGGTTGAGAGATAATACATCAGGGTTTTGGCAGCACTATGGTACAACAAAGGATACATCTTCTACTCTATGTAAGTTGTGCGAAGAAGCAACAGGAACTAGTGTTAAGATCAGTAAACAATGCATATTAGGACAGTTATTTggatatatattctatttcGTACCGTTCATTATACTAGGTGTCACATTTATATCATGGATTATTTATTACCAtagaaaagttaaaaaatataaaaaaattaaattaaggaaaagataa